In Rosa chinensis cultivar Old Blush chromosome 1, RchiOBHm-V2, whole genome shotgun sequence, a genomic segment contains:
- the LOC112198542 gene encoding probable leucine-rich repeat receptor-like protein kinase At5g63930, giving the protein MQILDVSHNLLTTIPSEFITACGSIDGLKLLNFSYNNLTDSLPSFVGFAGLEFLDLSHNSLFGSISLELDGLIGLKSLNLSFNHFGGSVPTHLGKCMVLEELVLSNNGFHGVMPVEIVGYQNLTLIDLSTNSLYGSIPQGMGDLSKLEVLILSSNMLNGKIPATLASMSSLLELQLGQNHLNGDIPRMPTSLQIALNLSNNLFKGRIPKHFSLLTELETLDLSNNKLSGRIPSFLADQLGALTQLSLSNNQLSGPIPYFKSWVMVDATGNEGLTNAPPRPERKARSHHFKIVELSSLSFYVFFVVSFWFFSFDTCRRL; this is encoded by the coding sequence ATGCAGATTCTTGATGTGTCACACAACCTTCTGACTACAATCCCATCTGAGTTTATCACAGCTTGTGGAAGCATAGATGGGCTAAAGCTACTCAATTTCAGTTATAACAATTTGACTGATTCCTTGCCTAGCTTTGTTGGGTTTGCTGGGTTGGAGTTCTTGGACCTCTCTCATAACAGTTTGTTTGGGAGCATTTCCTTGGAGCTGGATGGGTTGATTGGGCTTAAAAGCTTGAACCTTAGCTTCAACCATTTTGGAGGGTCTGTTCCTACTCATCTTGGGAAATGCATGGTTTTGGAGGAGCTTGTGCTTTCTAACAATGGATTTCACGGTGTAATGCCTGTTGAAATTGTGGGCTATCAGAATTTGACTCTGATTGATCTAAGCACAAATAGTCTTTACGGGTCTATTCCTCAGGGAATGGGAGATCTTTCCAAGCTGGAAGTTTTGATTCTATCTTCAAATATGTTAAATGGGAAAATCCCCGCCACACTTGCCTCCATGAGTAGTCTGTTAGAACTCCAACTTGGTCAGAATCACTTGAATGGTGACATTCCAAGGATGCCTACATCTTTGCAGATTGCTTTAAATCTCAGTAACAACCTGTTTAAAGGACGAATTCCGAAGCATTTTTCCCTCCTCACGGAATTAGAAACTTTGGATCTCTCAAATAACAAACTCTCAGGTCGGATACCCTCATTTTTAGCGGATCAATTGGGAGCCTTGACACAATTGTCACTTTCTAACAACCAGCTCTCTGGACCGATTCCATACTTCAAGTCTTGGGTCATGGTCGACGCAACTGGAAATGAGGGTTTGACGAACGCTCCTCCAAGGCCAGAGAGGAAAGCAAGATCAcatcatttcaaaattgtgGAACTGAGCTCCTTGTCattttatgtattttttgttgtttccttttggtttttttCGTTCGATACTTGCCGTAGGCTATGA